In Nicotiana tabacum cultivar K326 chromosome 2, ASM71507v2, whole genome shotgun sequence, the following proteins share a genomic window:
- the LOC107766654 gene encoding protein CHLORORESPIRATORY REDUCTION 41, chloroplastic, translating to MASNILQLHHVHPLPSIHLPSNPISIIPTSQPLTNHIHVKQFTIKCTSNPTPESSDPNFLSPTPTSETTISPEKFPIEKRRKSEIIRDRKSRTGLVKQDPPNFEIGWKRTKPINLEKPVGYVIMDFLEKLEELMARDFGSTALLAKVGEIVAERAREEAEVLREEGKVEDRMVTELSRVLKLMEMDLAMVSAAVKEETLNERLEQAKARCRQAILVANSF from the coding sequence ATGGCTTCTAATATCCTCCAACTCCACCATGTCCACCCTCTCCCTTCAATTCATCTTCCCTCAAATCCAATTTCTATAATTCCAACATCACAACCACTCACAAATCATATCCATGTAAAGCAGTTCACAATCAAATGCACTTCCAATCCCACACCTGAGTCTTCAGACCCCAATTTCCTCAGTCCCACTCCAACTTCAGAAACAACAATCAGCCCAGAAAAATTCCCAATAGAGAAACGAAGAAAGTCAGAGATAATTCGCGATAGAAAATCAAGAACAGGGCTTGTGAAGCAGGATCCACCAAACTTTGAGATTGGATGGAAGAGAACAAAGCCTATTAATTTGGAGAAGCCTGTAGGATATGTGATAAtggattttttagaaaaattggAGGAGTTGATGGCTAGAGATTTTGGGTCGACAGCATTGTTGGCTAAAGTGGGAGAAATAGTGGCAGAAAGAGCCAGAGAAGAAGCAGAAGTGTTaagggaagaagggaaagttgaagATAGAATGGTGACAGAATTGTCCAGAGTCTTGAAGTTAATGGAGATGGATTTGGCTATGGTTAGTGCTGCAGTGAAAGAAGAGACACTGAATGAGAGACTTGAACAAGCTAAGGCACGTTGTAGGCAAGCAATTCTTGTTGCTAAttctttttga
- the LOC107766653 gene encoding pentatricopeptide repeat-containing protein At4g04790, mitochondrial, with the protein MPASKSKTLSSMFRSASKISKQWKSAAPSTPAEDIALKQYVSSIKSPSSSRTTDCSKSLSEIAAESLNFKSAADSGESAKVLSGEISSILCGDLDYDLIDSETSSNTSCLETVLDVPWLSNIDRSNKSLRRKEIARERKEIWTFKSSQTSRFHQLVKQCACKLGTDTTIKVFGKLGRETGLKEYNALIRLCIEKARETNDEEVSLKQLSKAYQLLKSMKEQGFQVKEESYGPILMYFIDFGMAQEFDFYCELIIDRNSDSLARLAYYEMLLWIKVENEDKLEELFYHLSLYDGDDKSSFQENYLLALCEEDRVKGFVRLLHTVDITKISSMNCVTNIFKFLGKLQLESFAKKLLQELVTIDIGAENISKFIYNYTTSMPNFALEDVMLEFKNLHAELELTPTSSQYQKLIMYCCELFKVHVALDMVDQMFEAGVTLTLDTFNSILDACDRSCEYNLVHRIYSMLLRHGLKPDSETFRIMINMTVRAKDFEGAYGMIEDLKKFDVMPTTSMYNCIMAGYFREKDIHAALKVLKQMEDANVKSDSQTFSYLISNCTSGDNISKFLDEMKDSGVQYTKHVYMALINGYTASGQFEEAKQVIYDRRVPVKSFNEIRSALISALASHGQMLDALKIYEEMNKAQCKLEPKTIICLIEHLQSEGELHRLLHLLEQLDGLDRWVDACFRVITYCVRHNHLRSAVDLLKKLVDAYKNDEVAKEVLFDEVFCQIAINEPTNLQFGLDLLQAIKKEIGVRLSRKSLDFLLSACVNAKDLQACSLVWKEYRTASLPYNVLSFVRMYQALLALGDYKSAANIFNKIPRDDIHVCSVLQACQETYGKSVSAKGKKKKNKIGKSVRCEQWSS; encoded by the exons ATGCCAGCTTCCAAATCCAAAACCCTAAGCTCTATGTTTCGCTCCGCCAGTAAAATATCAAAGCAATGGAAATCCGCTGCCCCTTCTACCCCGGCTGAGGATATTGCCCTAAAACAGTACGTCTCCTCCATTAAATCGCCATCTTCATCTCGGACTACTGATTGTTCCAAGTCTCTCAGTGAAATAGCCGCCGAAAGCCTGAATTTTAAGTCAGCTGCTGATTCTG GAGAATCTGCAAAAGTGCTATCAGGAGAAATATCGTCGATACTATGTG GTGATTTAGATTATGATTTGATCGATTCAGAAACGAGTAGCAACACAAGTTGTTTGGAAACTGTATTGGATGTACCATGGTTATCAAATATAGATAGATCCAATAAGTCATTACGGCGGAAAGAAATAGCACGAGAAAGGAAGGAAATATGGACATTCAAGAGTAGTCAGACAAGCCGTTTCCACCAGTTGGTTAAACAATGTGCCTGTAAATTGGGGACTGATACTACCATTAAAGTGTTTGGTAAATTGGGACGAGAAACTGGCCTGAAAGAATATAATGCTCTAATAAGACTCTGTATAGAGAAAGCCAGAGAAACAAATGATGAAGAGGTGTCGTTGAAGCAGCTTTCAAAAGCTTATCAACTTCTTAAATCAATGAAGGAACAGGGTTTCCAAGTAAAAGAGGAGAGCTATGGTCCAAttcttatgtattttattgattttggcatgGCACAGGAGTTTGACTTTTACTGTGAGCTCATAATAGATAGAAATTCTGATTCACTTGCAAGATTAGCTTACTATGAGATGTTGCTTTGGATTAAAGTTGAGAATGAAGATAAACTAGAAGAACTCTTCTATCATCTTTCACTTTATGATGGCGACGATAAATCCTCCTTTCAAG AAAACTATCTGTTAGCACTGTGTGAAGAGGACCGTGTTAAAGGTTTTGTGAGGCTCCTACACACTGTTGATATAACAAAAATTTCATCTATGAATTGTGTCACAAATATATTCAAGTTCTTGGGGAAGTTGCAACTGGAGTCCTTCGCAAAGAAGTTACTTCAGGAGTTAGTAACAATAG ATATTGGAGCAGAAAACATCTCAAAGTTCATTTACAATTATACAACTAGCATGCCAAATTTTGCG CTTGAAGATGTGATGCTTGAATTCAAAAATTTACATGCTGAGTTGGAGCTTACACCAACATCTTCCCAATATCAGAAGCTTATTATGTACTGTTGTGAGTTATTTAAG GTACATGTTGCACTTGATATGGTTGATCAGATGTTTGAAGCGGGTGTGACGTTAACGTTGGACACATTTAATTCCATACTAGATGCCTGCGATAGAAGCTGTGAGTATAATTTG GTTCATCGAATATATTCAATGTTACTTCGCCATGGTCTCAAGCCAGATAGCGAGACCTTCAGGATAATGATAAATATGACTGTGAGAGCAAAAGAT TTTGAAGGTGCATATGGCATGAtcgaagatttgaagaaatttgacgtgATGCCTACCACTAGCATGTACAATTGCATAATGGCAGGATATTTCCGGGAG AAAGACATTCATGCTGCACTAAAGGTTCTCAAACAAATGGAAGATGCTAATGTGAAGTCAGACTCTCAGACTTTCAGCTATCTGATAAGCAATTGCACAAGCGGAGATAACATATCTAAG TTTCTTGATGAGATGAAAGATTCTGGAGTTCAATACACAAAGCATGTATATATGGCCCTAATAAATGGATATACAGCGTCTGGACAGTTTGAAGAGGCTAAACAG GTAATCTATGATCGAAGAGTACCTGTAAAGAGCTTCAATGAAATCAGAAGTGCGCTTATTTCAGCTCTTGCATCACATGGACAAATGCTTGATGCCCTTAAAATATATGAAGAAATGAACAAAGCTCAATGCAAGTTGGAGCCAAAAACAATCATATGTCTCATT GAACACCTTCAGTCTGAAGGAGAGTTGCATAGATTGCTGCACTTGCTTGAGCAACTAGATGGCCTGGATCGTTGGGTTGATGCTTGCTTTAGGGTCATAACATATTGTGTTCGGCACAACCACTTGAG ATCTGCTGTTGACTTACTCAAAAAGCTGGTAGATGCATACAAGAACGATGAAGTGGCTAAAGAAGTTCTGTTTGATGAG GTTTTCTGCCAGATTGCGATAAATGAACCAACAAATTTGCAGTTCGGCTTGGATCTCCTTCAGGCTATTAAGAAAGAGATTGGTGTCCGCCTTTCAAGAAAAAGTCTTGATTTCCTCCTCAGTGCGTGTGTCAATGCCAAGGATTTACAAGCTTGTTCTCTGGTTTGGAAAGAATACAGAACAGCTAGTCTTCCTTACAATGTTTTAAGTTTTGTGAG GATGTATCAAGCCTTGTTGGCATTAGGGGACTACAAATCTGCCGcaaatattttcaataaaataccAAGGGATGATATTCACGTTTGCAGTGTACTCCAAGCTTGTCAAGAAACTTATGGAAAATCTGTTTCCGCaaaggggaaaaagaagaaaaacaaaattggAAAGAGTGTGAGATGTGAACAGTGGAGTTCATAG